In Astatotilapia calliptera chromosome 16, fAstCal1.2, whole genome shotgun sequence, one genomic interval encodes:
- the LOC113007875 gene encoding uncharacterized protein LOC113007875: MWERLIKAVASHPELYDINCAFYRDRNKKDLAWRKICKDIGQPEDICRRKWKSLRDTYSKEKRVVKEKSSGSAAVKGRKWRFYTVMGFLDPFLTPRETSCNMVRTLENILPEDQRQPEEAAAKSQSEVSDVERRTRSLRTQYGRVLYHPEKLSAGEQEKLSAGEQEKLSAGEQEKLSAGEQEKLSAGEQEKLSAGEQEKLCAGEQEKLCAGEQEKLCAGEQEKLSAGEQEKLSAGEQEKLSAGQQEKLREKLCFLRPYIVRRKGYSSLADNFVDHNEKDEEELKTEGNIDQEMGSSVSSQLDADGGGQDLDEPQSMDSAPSFAPLQCPQPRVTEVVSLSCPHHRDEDNQPVKTAPKHDVLNQFAEVMLADMRQVEDPVLLMRLRRDITDLVFKAVEEDMRRRCVQAPSSVTGNGTQSCCNPLQLYSNISWSQRLLRKRRNKGHRTGSRSQRREENRRVSRSQLAPPVDPGQSAEGLSANGPQVILQVFEIKKDGEPDLVKIEDEPLAMD, from the exons ATGTGGGAAAGGCTCATCAAGGCAGTAGCCAGCCACCCAGAGCTGTATGACATCAACTGTGCTTTctaccgagacaggaataaaaaggacctaGCTTGGAGAAAGATATGTAAAGATATagggcaacctg AGGACATCTGCAGGAGAAAGTGGAAGAGCCTCAGGGACACATACTCCAAGGAGAAGAGGGTAGTTAAGGAGAAGAGTAGTGGTTCTGCAGCAGTAAAGGGGAGGAAATGGAGGTTCTACACGGTCATGGGGTTTCTGGACCCCTTCCTCACCCCGCGGGAGACTAGCTGCAATATGGTGCGGACCCTGGAGAACATCCTTCCCGAGGACCAGAGACAGCCCGAAGAGGCAGCAGCGAAGTCCCAGTCAGAAG TGTCTGATGTGGAGAGGAGGACCAGGTCTCTGCGGACACAGTACGGGAGGGTGCTGTATCACCCGGAGAAGCTGAGCGCTGGAGAGCAGGAGAAGCTGAGCGCTGGAGAGCAGGAGAAGCTGAGCGCTGGAGAGCAGGAGAAGCTGAGCGCTGGAGAGCAGGAGAAGCTGAGCGCTGGAGAGCAGGAGAAGCTGAGCGCTGGAGAGCAGGAGAAGCTGTGCGCTGGAGAGCAGGAGAAGCTGTGCGCTGGAGAGCAGGAGAAGCTGTGCGCTGGAGAGCAGGAGAAGCTGAGCGCTGGAGAGCAGGAGAAGCTGAGCGCTGGAGAGCAGGAGAAGCTGAGCGCTGGACAGCAGGAGAAGCTGAGGGAGAAACTCTGTTTCTTGAGGCCTTACATAGTTCGCAGGAAAGGATATTCATCTCTG gcGGACAACTTTGTGGATCATAATGAGAAGGATGAAGAGGAGTTGAAGACTGAGGGGAACATTGATCAGGAGATGGGCAGCTCAGTAAGCAGCCAGCTGGATGCAGATGGAGGTGGCCAAGACTTGGATGAGCCCCAGTCTATGGACTCTGCCCCGAGCTTCGCCCCACTTCAGTGTCCACAGCCTCGGGTCACAGAGGTCGTGTCTCTGAGTTGTCCGCATCATCGCGATGAAGACAATCAACCTGTTAAAACGGCACCCAAACACGACGTCCTCAACCAGTTTGCTGAGGTCATGCTGGCTGACATGCGGCAGGTTGAAGACCCTGTGCTGCTTATGAGGCTCCGCAGAGACATCACAGACCTGGTGTTCAAAGCGGTGGAGGAGGACATGCGGAGGCGGTGTGTTCAAGCGCCATCCTCAGTGACTGGGAATGGCACGCAAAGCTGCTGCAATCCTCTGCAGCTGTATTCAAACATCTCCTGGAGCCAGAGGcttctgaggaagaggaggaacaaAGGGCATAGGACTGGAAGCAGGTCGCAGAGGCGGGAGGAGAATAGGAGGGTGTCCAGGAGTCAGTTAGCACCACCTGTCGATCCAGGGCAGTCAGCAGAGGGGTTGAGCGCAAACGGGCCTCAGGTTATTCTTCAGGTGTTTGAGATTAAAAAAGATGGGGAGCCAGATTTAGTAAAGATTGAAGATGAGCCTTTAGCCATGGACTGA